The Salegentibacter sp. Hel_I_6 region CATCAACTTATTGTTAAGGGGCTGGATCAATTACTTTAAACCGGCATCCATTCAGGGAAAGCTTAAGAAGCTGGAAGAATGGCTAAGGAATCGTTTACGGTATTGCATCTGGCATCACTGGAAAAAGCCCGAACGAAAACGGAAAAACCTTATTCGATTGGGTATTAATCCAGATCAAGCCTATGCCTGGAGTCGCACCCGAATGGGCGGCTGGGCTGTAGCCCAGAGTCCTATCTTGCGTACCACTATTACCATAAAACGCTTAAAAATGAAAGGTTATGTTGGTTTAATCGAATACTATAATCGATAAGTTTCATTATCGAACCGCCGTATACGAGACCCGTACGTATGGTGGTGTGAGAGGCGCACTCCGTCAATTAACGGCGGAGCCGTCTACTCGATTAGCTGTAGTTATACTTTACTACAGATTCCTTACCATTCCTTTCGATATGAATTGTCATATTTTTTTCCATATGTTTTTTTAAAAAAGTTGAAAGTTCACAGTATTCTTGAGGTAATTCTATATCATTTATTTTTAATAAAACATCTCCAATTTTTAATTGTCCATTTGTATCAACAATGGTTGAGACATAATAGTTTTTTGCATCAAAATTATAAAATATCCAAAATCCATACTTTGAAATATTACTTTCTGGAACATTAAAATCAGAATGCTTTTTCAAATAAATTATTTTATCAGATACATCTAAAAAGAAATTAAATTGTTTTATAAAATCAAATCCTATATTATTTTGACTTTGATTATTTAAAGTGAAATTTTGATTTTTTAAAGATAAATCTCCAAACTCTATATTCTCATTAATAAATTCGTGGTTAATTATTTTATCTTGAGAGCTGTTTATTCCCAATGATCCTTTTCCTATTGATGTGATATTTTTATTGTCATTTATGAAATCTGATAGTTTATAATCTGAAAGTGTTAGATCACCATTACTCCCTGTATCAAAACTGGCATATCTTTTTTGTCTGTCAATTTTTAATTTTATAGTTGGAATATCGTGTTTGTATTTATTTTTGGAAAAACCTTTTAGCTCATCTAGGTCAAATGAATTTTTATTATGGAATTCAATTACTCTTTCTTGAGTGTTTACTTCTATTAAAAAACCCTTCATAATATCAATTCCAATTATTCCATCAAGCTGAAGTTCACAAAAATTCATATTCAAGCTTTCTAAGCTTTTGTATGCAACTTTTTGTTCTGAAAATGTTTTTGCACCAATCTTTAGTTTGGGCAATATAGATACAGGAATATTTTCTATAGTTTTATTAATATCTCTGGTCTCTATATTCTCTATTATAGCTAAATTTTTTATTGTATTAGAATTTACCACTGTAATTCCCGCTCCGGTATCAAATAGGAATTTGTAATTTCTATTATTAATTTCTACTTGAATTATAGGCCAACCTTCTTGTTCTGCATAAGGAAGAATTAATTCTTGCGAAAAGACTGTTGAACTTAAAAATAATAGTAAATAAAATATTTTGTTTCTCATTTTTATTGTTTTAACTCTGATTAACTTCAAATTTGTTATTGATTTTCGATCAATTATATTTTTATCTATTTTACTGATTGTCCTCTTTTTCATTTCTCTTCTTATCCTTAGCCGAAGAAATTAATGGGATTTCTTCAAGAAGGAATTACAGCTAACTCGTTATATCCCGCACAAAATACATATATACCATTCAAAATTACGGGATATTCGTAGTTTTTATAAAATTAACGGATTTTTTTTTAAAATTAAATGCGGAAAACCGTAAAACGCTAACTTTTATCATCTTCTCATTGTGTAATTTCTTCTTTTATTGATTTCCGGCTTAATGGATAATTTTTCTAAACGCTGCTTGATTTCGTCTTTCTCTTTCGGTGAACCATTTTTCAAAATACTCTGAACCTCAAATTTTTCTAGTTCCTGGCGTTTATATTTGAAGAAATCATCAAATATCTTCTCGTTCTTCATTATCCATTTGGTGCGGTCGAAACCTACGTGGTACTTGTTTTTTCCTATAGTCCGGTCTTTAGACCGTTCATTGGCCACCGGGCTCAATTTCATTTTTTGGGTTTTGTCTTTCCGGCTTACAATAATATGAATATGGGAATTTAATCCTGGTTTATAATCACCAGAGTGGAATAATCCGTTTTTTACATCTTTATCATTCCCTTTAAATTTTCGAAAATGTTCAATTTTACCAAAATAAACTAAATCCTTTCCTTCATTTAGCCCTTTGCTCTGCCTGTTAAAGTTGGCAGCATATTCATCCATCACTTTACGCCCATAATCCCTTATCAGTTTATTGAACTTTATATATTCCTCATTTGAAAAATCCCATACACTTTCAACTTTTCTGCCGGCGGCCATTTCGGATAAATGTGCTAATTCTTTCTGGCTAAAGCTTATGGTAGGAGCGTAATACTTAGCATCCTTCTTACCTAGCTTCTTTTTGTTATTGTCAATCTTATCAATGACCGAAATTAAACTTACCTGGTCTGATGTGGCATCAAAAAAATGCTGTTTTCTCTTTTCATAGAGCGCAATTTTTGAGATACTATCCGAGGTTTGTATCTTCTTTTCTAATTCCTGGTTTTCCTTGTCTAAGTATTGCGCCAGGGAAGAGCAACTGCCGGAATTATTTGCTCCTAAAGAACTATGTGGTTTACTAATTGGCATTTTTAAAAATATTTTGAAAGACAGTTTTCAATCCTTTCTTATTTGCTGGGTCTAGATGTTCAGAAAGGGTAATTAAAGCTTTACGTTGTTTAGCTAATTCCTTTAAAATGTGATTAGCTCTGATCTCTGAGTTATTATCCAGTAAGCCAAGATTTTTATTAATATTCGCTTTGGCATCTTTTAAAGTCTTATCGTAGTTTTGATAATATTCATAGGTTTCTTGCCTAAGTGGTTTCAAGATATCACGCTCTTGCACCTTTAGAAATGAAACTAATCTCTTATCTAATTGCTGAATTTTATGGGAAGGACTTTCATTTTTTAAATCATCCGGATCAATCCCGGTACGCTTAAAATAAAGGATCATTTTTTCTACTAATTTTCCATAAGATTGCCCAAGACTTTCCGAAAGTTTCTGTAAATCTTTATGGTGTTTTTCCTGAATTTGAATACTCTTGTTTTTCATCTTTTATAAATTTTAATGCTGATAATCAGATTAGTAAATGTTATTCTGTAATATTCTTATAAAACTCTATAACTTAATACTTCCGCTTAAGTCAATGATAGCCGGATTTTAGCCTCGCAGAGCAAGTTGAAATAGGGGCCGCTGCCCCTGTTCAACTTGCTATAACCTTCGTTATACATTTTTCATCCACATTTCATTTAAGTCCTTGTATTCTGCATACAAGTGATTTTTTAAACTTGCCTGAGAATAATATTGAATAATAAGACTACTCACTTTTTTTCCAGCGGTATCATTATCCAGGTATAGATCGATACTTGAATAGCGTTTTAATTCAGGTAAAATTTTCCTGATTAGTGCTGTTGAATTGCAAACTAGATAGTCTGAAGAGTTTATTTCTTTTGGATAAAGTTCTAGATAGGTCAGGAAGTCTATAAAGCCTTCAAAAACTTTTACAAACCTACTTTCATTATTTATCGTTGTGAAATCCTTCGAACCAGTACACCCTTTAAAGTATTTATTGCGGAGTTCCATACCTCCTGAATTGTTGTTGAAAGCAATTGCGAAATAGTCCTTTCCATTGACCCTGTAATAGAGTTCAAAACAATAGACTCTTGCATTGGTGTAAGAAATTCCCCGGGAATCGAGGTAATTTATCAGTGCTTCATTCTGCAAATTCTGTTTTTTAAGAACTTTAAATCCTGGCTTATTCTCATATGTAAAAATTTCCTGCTGGTGAAAAGAAAAAGATTTCTCGTTTAATATGCTTAATGCTTCCTTAACGGAACAATTATTTAACCGGGTAATGAGATCAATTGTATTACCTCCTATACCTTCTCCGTGGTCATACCATCTATTTAATTGTTTGGAAACTTTAAACGAGGCTATTGTTTCTTTCCGGAATGGACTTAAGAACCAGGCTTGGCTTGAGTTATGCTTTTTACATTTCACACCCATTTCTAAAAGTAAATTGTAGATGGAAATATTATTTGCATTATTACAGTTCATTTTATACTGGATTTGATTTAATGTATATAAGTTTTATTTTTAATTACCTTATTAATTTCTGGGTAAGGTTGGGTAAGTTATATTTATTAGGATATATACTTATAAAGTATTGTTTGTTAGATGTTTATGTTGTTCGGGTAAGAACTAAGACTAATTTTTATTTTTTGCACTTAGATCTTTCGGTTTAACTAAATATCCGTGAGCTCTCTTTTCGCCCATATGGCGAGCGACTGGAAACTTGAGCATCTTTAGTGCTTTCCCTATTTTAATTTTGCTTAAACTTAGTCCTACACCCATCGCTCGTAATTCAATTATAACATCTGTAGCTGTCATAAAATCTTTTTCATTTGTTCCTGGCTCTAGGTATTTTACAATAAGTTCTTTCTCCATTGTCCAATTAAGGAATAATTCATTTCTCTTTTCATTTTTGAGAATATCCTCAGTACTTAATTCGGGATTGTAGTTTTTCCTTTTAAAAGCATTGAAATATGCTTGCGCCCAAACTTTATCAATGTCAATTTTTGAATAGTTAAAATCAATTGAAAAAATTTCGAAAATCAGCCACCTAACATTGCCCGTTTCATCTACTAAAAAATCCATTTCATTTGTAGAGGCTACAAAATTACTTCTCCTTTCTAAACGTTCTTGGCGTTTGCCATATGGTAATCTTTCATTAATACTTCCTCTGGAGATAAAAGATTTCAGAGTTTTTATGTTACCCTGGCCTTGAATAGATAATTCGTCGATGTTAATTATAAAGTTTTTACTTAATTTGATAAGGCTATCTTTGTCTGTGCCGATATCCTCTACGTAATAGTCTTTTAATTCTTTTGGAGCAAGAAACCTAAAGAATGTAGTTTTACCTACGTTCTGTTTAGAGCTAGTAAATACTAAACACTGTTTGTTTACTTTGTCATCAACTAAAGAGCATAAAACTGCTCGTGTAAGCCATTTTTCCATATGGTATTGGAGTAACTCATCGTCATCGGCCTTTATATAACTGCAAAGTTTTTTAATATGATCAATACCATCCCATTCAGGTAAAGCTTTAAAATAACCTCCTATTGGATTATATCTTTCTATTAAATGGCTTTTAAAAAGTATCTCTAATTTTGGGAGACTTATGGTAATACCTGCTTGTTCGAGTTCGATAAAAAGAGAGTTTAAATTTAGAATTTCCCATTTCCCGTTGCTTTTAAGCTTTATTTGATACTGAATTAATATTATATTGAATCGAACCAAATATTTATCATTTAAATACGCTATTACTTGATCAAATTTGGTATTACTATTTTTTCCGGAGTCATACATCCCTGAATTGTATTCCATAATTATAGTATTGTATGGAAGGATAATACAGAATTTTGTATCTTTGCATATCACTTCCAAGTGTTGAAGAATCTATTTATAAAGCATAGCTATGTCAGTAGTTATGCTTTTTTTTAATGCTTATCGAAGATTATATTTCCGAGTTTTCTTTTAGAAGTTGTAAGGCTTTTTCTGAGTCCACCATTATAGTTCTACCATGTTGAATAATGGCATCATCTAAAATTCCACTTTTCTTTATTCTATTGGCGGTTGAAATACTGCGATTAATTAGATTGGCGATTCCTCGGATGCCATATACATAAGTTTTCTTTTGGTTATTTTCAGAAGATTTTTGGCTTGATATTTCTCCAGATTCAGACGAAGTATTATTCTTTAAAAGTGAAATAAATTGCTCTCCGGTCATTTGCCAAATAGGCTTATCTAATAAATTTTCTTGATTCATTTTTAGTCATTTTGAATTAATATTTTTTTGATGTCGCGACTAAAACAAATCAAGAGAAAAAGCAAGTAGTTTTCGAGTGTAGGAAAGTGTAAAATAAAATTAAAATATATTTAAAGTTCTGTAAATTAAAACTTTAAATATTATCTGTGGAAAAAATAAGTGTATGAAATTTTATGCGGGTTGGAAAGGTTCAAAGAGTGTCATTTTTACTATTTATTTGACACTATGAAATGATATTAATACCTATTAAACTCTTTATCGATCTTTAAGTGTAATTCATTTTTATACTCATCACCAACCTCCTTTTTTCTATCATAGGTTTCTTTTTTAAATCCAAAATGTTTTATCATTTTTTCTTCCCAAACATCTTGCTTTCCAAGCATTACCCACTCTTTTAACTTGTGAATTGTATACATGATGTACATATCTTTTTTAGGTTTTTTGATTAATAATGTATTGTCAATTTTACCTTTGAGAGTATCGATTTCTGATATGAAGTTTTGAACCGATACTTCTTTTAGTAAGCTTAACTTCACAAAAATACTGTAGGCTATAAATACTGCTTCGAAATTTTTAAAAACTCTATCTTCAGGAGGAATGGAGTTCTGCATTTTTGAAACTATAAGTTTTAAATTATCTACTTTTTTTATAAAATGTTTAAAATCAACGGCTAGAATAAATTTAAGTTCGTCAAATTTTTGTTCTTTAAATTTATACGCTTGATCTCTAATATCTACTTGCTTTTTATAGGCTTTTTGAGCTGTTAGAACTTCTTTTTCTAAATTGTGTAAGTAATTTTTAGAAATGTCATTTCTACAAGATTTCCAATTGTAAGCTTCCCTTAAAACCGAACTGTTTAAAAGTATAATATATTTTATAACTTTAAACAGTAATTATGAAGAAGAGTAGATATTCACCACAGCAAATCGCAAAGATTTTAAAGGAGTTTGATAACGGAAAAACGGCCGTAGAGATAAGCCGTGAATATGGTATTAGTACAGCTGCGTTCTACAAGTGGCGGGAACGCTATGGCGGGATGAATGGTAAAGAGCTTAAGCGCCTGAAGGACCTTGAGGAAGAAAACCAAAGACTGAAGCAGATGTATGCCAATCTATCCCTAGATCATCAAATGGCCAAAGAAATCATTGAAAAAAAGCTTTAAAGCCCTGCCGTAAAAGAACTATTGCTAAAGAACTTGTTCATTACGGTATTAGCAGGGCGTGCCGTGTTTTAAATATGAGCAAAAGCGTTTTTTATTACAGGCCAATTCCAAAGGACGATACTGCTATCGAAGCGGCCTTACAACAAAAAGCTAAAGAACATAGCGAAGAAGGCTTTTGGATGGCTTACGATCGTCTAAGAAATGAAGGCAAGCCCTGGAACCATAAACGGGTATACCGGGTCTATAAAAAGCTTGGCCTAAGTTTGAGACGAAAGGTAAAAAAGCGGTTACCTGCCAGAGTTAAAGAACCCCTGGAGGCTCCCATAGCTCTTAATCGTAGCTGGAGTATTGATTTTGTAACCGATGTTCTGGAAAATAAAAGGCGCTTCCGTGGTTTAACCGTAATCGATGATTACAACCGGGAAGCATTGCATATAGAAATTGATTTTTCACTGCCCAGCAAACGTGTGGTCTGGGTACTAAACCATTTAATTAATCGCAGAGGAAAACCCCAAAAAATAAGAATGGATAATGGACCTGAATTTGTTGCTAAGATCGCTTCAGAATGGAGCCAGATGCAAGAAATCGATTTTCAGTATATTCAACCCGGGAAACCAACTCAGAATGCTTTTATAGAACGGTTCAATGGAACATATCGAAGGGGCGTTCTCAATAAGTACCTATTTGAAAATCTCAATCAGGTAAGGGAACAAACCGAGACCTGGATGGAAGATTACAACAACGTAAGACCACATAATGCATTGGGAAAAATGGCGCCCGTAGTATACGCGAAAAGTCATTCTCCTGGCGGTACCGCCAGGAGAATGAAAAATGATATTTTCGGACAATTAAGCAGTTCTAATTAGGGGAAGCTTACACAATCATATTCATTATCTAACTCTTTATAGTCTTTATATAATGATGTTGCTTTATTTATCTCTTCGTGGTGAATTTGATCAGAAAAACTTAAAAGATTTCTTAGGGTTTGGTCTGGATTAAATGCTTCGAACACGTGCCTATTCTTATAATATGAGTTTTCTATATTATCTATAGTGGTTTTTAACTGGTTTAACAGAAATACACGTTCACTAGATTGAATTAGATGGTTGTGCGTTTCTTTCAGATCCAGTTCTGAAAATTCTGAAATATGTTTCAATAACGAAATATCAATGTTTGCAGAATTCTCAATTTCTTTAAAATCTCTGTCTATATATTCCAAGAACACTAAAATTTTCATATTTATTAGAAATTTAATTTTTTCATTTCAATTTCCTTGGTTTTCTCAGATACTTCGATGTAGGGTATCATTGATTTATAATCCGAATGACCTGTCCATTTCATAATTATTTGGATTGGGATATTTTTGGCAATACATAGACATATAAAAGATCGACGACCTATATGACTGGTCATATATTCATATTTTGGTTTAGGCGAATCATATCTTTTATTTCCTATAAAGTAAGTTTCAGTAATTTCCTCGTTAATTTTTGCTAATTCTCCTAGTTCCTTTAAATATTCATTTGTCTTTTGATTAGAAATTACAGGTAGGGCCTTATTTTTTTTGAGAGGTATATCTTTATATTTATCCAGGATAGATTTTGTTGTGTGGTTAAAATCAATAACCAAATTATCTAATGTTTTTACAGTAGTTACTTCAAATTTGTCTTTTTTGATATCGGACTTTTTTAATTCATATACGTCTGAATGTCTAAGTCCACTGTATGTAAGGAAAAGTAGTACATCACGAACTCTAGTAAGATATTGTTTGGTTTCAGGAATATTAGTCTGGATTATTTGATTAATCTCATCTTCAGTTAAAAATATAACCTGCTTCTTTACTATTTTTAATTTGGGTTTGAAATTGAGGAATGCATCATTCGTAGTATACTTTTTTGATAAAGCATATCGCAAAAACCAGGTAATAAATTCAAAGTATTTTTTAGTGGTTGTATTTCTCATTTGCAGTTTATTCATAAAATAAACCAATAGATCACTTAATCCTTCGTGAGTTAAATCTTCAAATTTTAAATTTTGATTATAATCCTGTAGGTGCGTTTTTAAAGTGTTAAATTTGGTATAGGTATCTTCCGTCCAGTTATTGATTTTCCCATTGTAATTTGTAAAATCATCAAAAACTTCAAAGAAAGATAGTTCAGTAGATTTTTGAATTATTCTTTTCTTAGGAATCTTCTTATTCCCGGATCTAATTTGTTCGAAGGCTTCTTTAATTTCAGTTGTAGTGGGGATTTTTTCTTCTATTTGAAATTTAAAAAACAAAGAATTTATCTCTGATTTTTGTTTTTCAATATTCAGATTGATCTCTTCAGCTATCTGGTCATTGCCATTAACAGTTCCATCAATCACCTTTTTGTTTTCACTATCCCATTGATCCAAATTAATACGAAAACCGCTATATAAATTTATTCTCTTTCCGGAATAAGTTAACCGGAGAAAAATAGGGGCATTTTCTTCTACTATTACACCTTGCCTTCTTCTTTTTTCAATAGCAATAGTGATTTTTTTCTTTATTGTAATCATTGGCTGTAAATATCTACAGCCAAATCTACAGCCACTTTTTTTGATATTCAAAGAAATTCAATAAAAGTTTTAGAATTCACTTGTTCTTTAAAATACTGAAAAACAATTAAATAAGTATTTGTTGATTCTTCTTGATACTATAGGTGAGAGAGCCTCTTCCTCCGCTACTTAATTTACAAAATAGCTTAAAAAGCCCCAAAACCTATGGTTTTGGGGCTTTTTTGTTTTTGAGAATATCAAAATATACCAAAGAATATCAATCTATTCGGTTACACATTCGGTTACACCTAGCAAGTCAAAATTAGGTGTAACCAAAGTAATATAAATCCTACAAAATAAAACTTAACGACTTAATTATAAAGGGATTATGTTGTATCTTGAAACTGTCTAATTAAAATTATATAGTTATGAATGCAGTATTTTCGCATCTCTTTTATTTGAGAAAAAGTAAAACCAAATCAGATTCTGGAATAATTTATTTCAGAATAACCGTTAATGGCAAACGAGCAGTTACCACAACAGGACGGGAAGTACCGCTATCACTTTGGAATCCAACTTCAGGAAAAGCAACTGGGAATTCGGAAAAGGCCAAAGCTATCAATAGATTTCTCAGTAAAGTTGAGAATGATATTTATAATGCACACCAGAGAATTGTTGATAAAGGAGAGCGTTTCACTTCTAAGGATATTATCGACCTCTATCTTGGGAAAGATAAAAAAGAAAGAACAGGAGCAGGAGAAAATGATTCTAGAGATCTTTCAGGAACACAATGATCGAGTGAACAGGCTGGTTGGTAAAGATTTTGCCGCTGGTACGGCCGAAAGGTACAAAACGGCTAAAAAGCATGTGCAAGAGTATATAAAGAAGGAATATAAAACTTCCGATATTCCCGTAAAAGATGTAAATCATAAATTTATTACCGGGTTAGAATATTATTTAAAAACCGAAAGAAACTGTGCGCATAATTCAGCGATCAAATACGTAACAAATTTTAAAAAGATCATTCGTATAGCATTATTAAACGAATGGATAATTAAAGATCCATTTAAGAACTGGAAGGGGAAATTAAAGGTGGTAGACCGGGAATTTCTAACGGAAGGTGAACTTCAAGCTTTGATATCCAAAGAAATTAAAAACGAGCGATTAGGTTTGGTTAAGGATATTTTTACGTTCAGTTGCTTCACAGGGCTTAGTTATGCTGAAGTAAAAAAACTCTCAGAAAAAGAAGTAGTGATTGGTTTTGATGGGAACCGATGGATTAAAACAAAGCGAACAAAGACTAAAACAAGGTGTAGCGTTCCAATTCTTCCTGTGGCAGAAGCTATATTGGAGAAATATTCCTCGCATCCCGAAGTGAGTGAGAAGCGTTTACTTCCGATTTTAAGCAATCAAAAAACGAATGCCTATATCAAAGAAATTGCGGATCTCTGCGGAATTAATAAAAACCTGACTTTTCACCTGGCCAGGCATACCTTCGCTACAACCGTCACCTTAGCAAACGGAGTACCTATCGAGAGTGTTAGTAAGATGCTGGGGCATAAAAACCTGCAGACCACCCAGCACTATGCAAAAATTTTAGATCGAAAGGTCGGTGATGATATGGCAGCACTTAAAGATCGTTTAGATTCTAAGAATTTTGGGAGAAATGCATAAGGGGAGATTTTATACTGGATTGCTGTTGAGCTAACTCACTAAAACTTATAGGTTAAACAAGGATAAATTAAAAGTAACCTTCAGGCTTATGTAAATTTTTTCCCTCTTTAAATCTGTTGGATAATTGCCTAAGCTTAACTTTTCTTTAGATAATCAAAAAGCGCTTTTCAGTATATTTAGAAAAACAGCAACGATGAAATTTTTTATTAATGACGCCCAAGAAGTAGTAAATGAAGGTATTGAGGGCTTACTTACAGATCCAAATCTTACCAAACTAGATAATTTTCCGGAAGTAAAGGTTGTACTCCAAAAAGAGTTAGATAAAAATAAAGTAGCGGTTATTTCCGGTGGAGGTTCTGGTCACGAACCAGCTCATGCGGGATTTGTGGGTAAAGGTATGCTTACTGCTGCCGTCTGTGGTGATATTTTTGCTTCTCCATCGGTAGACGCTGTACTTTCTGCCATTATCGCCACAGCCGGAGAAAAAGGATGTCTGCTAATTATTAAAAATTATACCGGAGATCGATTGAATTTTGGACTGGCAGCAGAACAGGCACGCGAATTAGGATATAAAGTTGAAACCGTTACAGTGGGCGATGATATTGCCCTGGGGCAAGAAGTAGAACAACGTGGTTTGGCTGGAACTTTGTTTGTGCATAAAATAGCTGGCCATTTGGCCGAAGAAGGAAAATCTCTTGATGAGATTTTAAAAACAGCCCAAAAAGTAGCCGATAATATTTTTTCAATAGGATTATCCCTGGAAGAAGGAAAGAAGTTTCAAAATCCCGAAAGTTCAAGGTTATCGGATTCTGAAGCGGAACTGGGACTGGGCATTCATGGGGAACCCGGCGTTAAAACTATTGCTATGGAAAACGCCAATGATTTGATGTCAAAAGCCATTGAAAAGTTAAAGGAATACCTCCCAAAAGAAAATGAAAAGTTTGTCTTGTTAATGAACAACTTGGGAAGTGTAACCCCAATAGAAATGAATATTCTCCTCAATTCATTTCAAAAATCAGAAATCGCCAGGCAAGTAGCATATATCGTCGGTCCTTCACAATTGATGACCTCGCTAAACATGAGCGGTTTCTCCATTTCTTTACTCAAATTAGAAGAAGGATTTATAGAAGCATTAACTTCGGAGGCAGCACCAGTTTCCTGGTTTATCAGAAAATTTGGAGAAATTTCTTCTATGGAAAGTCCAAAGCTACCTGAAACGATGCCTTATAAAGCCTCTAAAAATACGCAATCCAAAAACGCTTTAAAAGCCGTTGCTGAAGAAGTAATTTCTTTAGAAGAAGATTTGAATGCTATAGATGAAAAAGTTGGAGATGGGGATGCAGGATCTACATTTGCCACGGCAGGTAAAAAATTATTGGAGGTAGCAGATAAATTACCCTATGCGAACACATCAGAGCTCCTCATTACTATCGGAAGGATTTTAGCAAGGGAAATAGGAGGTTCTAGCGGAGTTTTACTATCTATTATGTTCACAGATGCTGGAAACACCTATAAGAAAGAATCAAATATTGGTAAAGCCTTAAGCAGCGGATTGCAGAAAATGAAAGATTACGGAGGGGCCAAAGAAGGGGAGCGAACCATGATAGACGCTTTGCAGCCCGCCTTTACTGCTTTGGAAAATGGCGAAAAAATTGATATAGTAGCTAAAAAAGCCCGTCAGGGAGCAGATAGCACTAAAGAAATTAGCAATACAAAATTCGGCAGGTCTTCTTATTTATCTGAAGAAAGCTTAAAAGGCGTTCCAGATCCCGGAGCAGAAGCTGTCGCCATAGTTTTTGAAAAATTGGCGTCACTTTAAATTGGGGATGATGTTTTTTATATCCTTTCTTTCAATGCATTGAAAAAGAGATTCTATTTGGTTGTTCTGGATAATCTTTTTTCAAAATGTACCGAGAAGCAGGGAGATAGAAGAAGGGGATATTTTTAAAATTTCGTTGCCTAATCATAAATGTTGCTAATTAACGACAAATATTATATTTTCGTTGTAAATAAGCAACATTATGAATTCTAAAAAGGCAATAATCCTACCTAAATATCGAAAAATATTTGAGCAAATAGGAGAAAACATAAAACTTGCCAGAAAGAGACGCAAACTTACTACAGCGCAAGTTTCCGAGCGGGCAGGTATTCATAGGGCTACGCTTTACCGCATTGAAAAAGGTGATCCGGGAGTTGCTATCGGTTTGTATTTTAACGTCTTTAGAGTGTTTAACCTGCAAGATGATTTTTTAAAATTGGCAGTTGATGATGAGTTTGGAAGAAAATTGCAAGATCTTGATTTATTATAAGTGCTATGGCAGGAGAAA contains the following coding sequences:
- a CDS encoding site-specific integrase, which translates into the protein MNIKKSGCRFGCRYLQPMITIKKKITIAIEKRRRQGVIVEENAPIFLRLTYSGKRINLYSGFRINLDQWDSENKKVIDGTVNGNDQIAEEINLNIEKQKSEINSLFFKFQIEEKIPTTTEIKEAFEQIRSGNKKIPKKRIIQKSTELSFFEVFDDFTNYNGKINNWTEDTYTKFNTLKTHLQDYNQNLKFEDLTHEGLSDLLVYFMNKLQMRNTTTKKYFEFITWFLRYALSKKYTTNDAFLNFKPKLKIVKKQVIFLTEDEINQIIQTNIPETKQYLTRVRDVLLFLTYSGLRHSDVYELKKSDIKKDKFEVTTVKTLDNLVIDFNHTTKSILDKYKDIPLKKNKALPVISNQKTNEYLKELGELAKINEEITETYFIGNKRYDSPKPKYEYMTSHIGRRSFICLCIAKNIPIQIIMKWTGHSDYKSMIPYIEVSEKTKEIEMKKLNF
- a CDS encoding Arm DNA-binding domain-containing protein, giving the protein MNAVFSHLFYLRKSKTKSDSGIIYFRITVNGKRAVTTTGREVPLSLWNPTSGKATGNSEKAKAINRFLSKVENDIYNAHQRIVDKGERFTSKDIIDLYLGKDKKERTGAGENDSRDLSGTQ
- a CDS encoding site-specific integrase; this encodes MILEIFQEHNDRVNRLVGKDFAAGTAERYKTAKKHVQEYIKKEYKTSDIPVKDVNHKFITGLEYYLKTERNCAHNSAIKYVTNFKKIIRIALLNEWIIKDPFKNWKGKLKVVDREFLTEGELQALISKEIKNERLGLVKDIFTFSCFTGLSYAEVKKLSEKEVVIGFDGNRWIKTKRTKTKTRCSVPILPVAEAILEKYSSHPEVSEKRLLPILSNQKTNAYIKEIADLCGINKNLTFHLARHTFATTVTLANGVPIESVSKMLGHKNLQTTQHYAKILDRKVGDDMAALKDRLDSKNFGRNA
- a CDS encoding dihydroxyacetone kinase subunit DhaK, encoding MKFFINDAQEVVNEGIEGLLTDPNLTKLDNFPEVKVVLQKELDKNKVAVISGGGSGHEPAHAGFVGKGMLTAAVCGDIFASPSVDAVLSAIIATAGEKGCLLIIKNYTGDRLNFGLAAEQARELGYKVETVTVGDDIALGQEVEQRGLAGTLFVHKIAGHLAEEGKSLDEILKTAQKVADNIFSIGLSLEEGKKFQNPESSRLSDSEAELGLGIHGEPGVKTIAMENANDLMSKAIEKLKEYLPKENEKFVLLMNNLGSVTPIEMNILLNSFQKSEIARQVAYIVGPSQLMTSLNMSGFSISLLKLEEGFIEALTSEAAPVSWFIRKFGEISSMESPKLPETMPYKASKNTQSKNALKAVAEEVISLEEDLNAIDEKVGDGDAGSTFATAGKKLLEVADKLPYANTSELLITIGRILAREIGGSSGVLLSIMFTDAGNTYKKESNIGKALSSGLQKMKDYGGAKEGERTMIDALQPAFTALENGEKIDIVAKKARQGADSTKEISNTKFGRSSYLSEESLKGVPDPGAEAVAIVFEKLASL
- a CDS encoding helix-turn-helix transcriptional regulator, yielding MNSKKAIILPKYRKIFEQIGENIKLARKRRKLTTAQVSERAGIHRATLYRIEKGDPGVAIGLYFNVFRVFNLQDDFLKLAVDDEFGRKLQDLDLL